A genomic stretch from Cygnus atratus isolate AKBS03 ecotype Queensland, Australia chromosome 27, CAtr_DNAZoo_HiC_assembly, whole genome shotgun sequence includes:
- the LOC118261247 gene encoding cytosolic purine 5'-nucleotidase-like, giving the protein MGSEGERGPGQGDPRALRRDCQHRIFVNRSLALEKIKCFGFDMDYTLAMYKSPDYEELAFQLLLEHLVSIGYPHEILAYKYDPTFPTRGLVFDALYGNLLKVDSHGNLLVCAHGFRFLKGVEILHYYPNKFIQRDDMKRFHILNTLFNLTETYLYACLVDFFTNCSRYINCDTGYKHGNLFMSFRSMFQDVREAMDQVHLSGCLKEKTLENLEKYVVKDPRVPLLLSRMKEVGKVFLATNSDYNYTDAIMSYLFDFSDGDKAETPQRPWRSYFDLIVVDTRKPLFFAEGTVLRQVNTDTGKLRIGTYTGPLQHCTVYSGGSSDVVCDLLGVKGKDILYMGDHIFGDILKSKKRQGWRTFLVVPELARELQVWTEKSELFEELRSLDLFLAELYQHLDSGSSERPDISSIKRRIQKVTHEMDMCYGKMGSLFRCGSRQTLFANQLMRYADLYAASFVNFLYYPFSYLFRAPSVLMAHESTVEHGPVDAGEVTGVPRDSSGEEEEEEEEDGEA; this is encoded by the exons ATGGGCAGCGAGGGCGAGCGGGGCCCGGGGCAGGGCGACCCCCGGGCGCTGCGGAGGGACTGCCAGCaccg GATCTTCGTGAACCGCAGCCTGGCGCTGGAGAAGATCAAGTGCTTCGGCTTCGACATGGACTACACCTTGGCCA TGTACAAGTCCCCCGACTACGAGGAGCTGgccttccagctgctgctggagcacctcGTCTCCATCGGGTACCCCCACGAGATCCTCGCCTACAAGTACGACCCCACCTTCCCCACCCG GGGGCTGGTGTTCGACGCCCTGTACGGGAACCTGCTGAAGGTGGACTCGCACGGGAACCTGCTGGTCTGCGCCCACGGCTTCCGCTTCCTCAAGGG ggtAGAAATCCTCCACTACTACCCCAACAAGTTCATCCAGCGGGACGACATGAAGCGCTTCCACATCCTCAACACCCTCTTCAACCTCACGG AGACCTACCTCTACGCCTGCCTCGTGGACTTCTTCACCAACTGCTCCAGATACATCAA CTGCGACACCGGCTACAAGCACGGGAACCTCTTCATGTCCTTCCGCAGCATGTTCCAGGACGTGCGCGAGGCCATGGACCAAGTCCACCTCTCG ggctgcctgaAGGAGAAGACGCTGGAGAACCTGGAGAAATACGTGGTGAAAGAC CCCCGCGtgcccctgctgctgagccGCATGAAGGAAGTGGGGAAGGTCTTCCTGGCCACCAACAGCGACTACAACTACACCGAT GCCATCATGTCCTACCTGTTTGACTTCAGTGACGGGGACAAG GCCGAGACCCCGCAGCGCCCCTGGCGCTCCTACTTCGACCTCATCGTGGTGGACACCCGCAAGCCGCTCTTCTTCGCCGAGGGCACCGTCCTGCGCCAAGTCAACACG GACACGGGGAAGCTGCGCATCGGGACGTACACCGGCCCCCTCCAGCACTGCACCGTCTACTCCGGCG GCTCCTCGGACGTGGTGTGCGACCTGCTGGGCGTGAAGGGCAAAGACATCCTGTACATGGGGGACCACATCTTCGGGGACATCCTCAAGTCCAAGAAGCGGCAGGGCTGGCGCACCTTCCTGGTGGTGCCCGAGCTGGCCCGCGAGCTGCAGGTGTGGACGGAGAAGAGCG AGCTGTTTGAGGAGCTGCGCAGCCTGGACCTCTTCCTGGCAGAGCTGTACCA GCACTTGGACAGTGGCAGCAGCGAGCGCCCGGACATCAGCTCCATCAAGCGTCGGATCCAG AAAGTCACGCACGAGATGGACATGTGCTACGGGAAGATGGGCAGCCTCTTCCGCTGCGGCTCGCGCCAGACCCTCTTCGCCAACCAGCTGATGCGCTACGCGGACCTCTACGCCGCCTCCTTCGTCAACTTCCTCTACTATCCCTTCAGCTATCTCTTCCGGGCGCCCTCCGTCCTG ATGGCCCACGAGTCGACGGTGGAGCACGGCCCCGTGGACGCCGGGGAG GTCACAGGGGTCCCCCGGGACTCCAgcggggaggaagaggaggaggaggaagaggatggcGAGGCCTGA
- the CKAP2L gene encoding cytoskeleton-associated protein 2-like, whose translation MAQAAAEQDERRRQLQEYLAATGKLKQPNTKPYLNDRINRLDPLLKPVSKPEHANRKKRDALPDVAKDAQRDSKLASKPTRLGGRAAPQKSSSASRGVAMVHPEQPGKSTKLSLGLVLGVNPSTQPRGRLPASASGSLNPGGTEETARGRPVPRAPSSLSEGLQEQLDCNKENFSAQAPTNLVQSRAFQSDGSSLGNRRALAHRQTSGTVSSTIQCPKDRINSCQAKETLIQDKFRKSLPSSKSASQKPSGKTRPLQPPQSLAVSTNLLHKKPVVKHEKMSTAGQPVGKPLGTLLGGSLQHCSRAPQAKRSPPKPPASSRPLGTANLGSTRSSSVKLGAAVSGQRPAVKGGAERKDVKAPRGHTAASRARAAVGRPHSPKTQAAESRRERLNPELLQARGVHAGRVPKTQTAEDRRRQLEQWLASKGKSYKRPPMTLPQKKPERKKLPFWSTVKEEEKAEKPEQLHLDKINNLLTEYLKLIEEGVQSEELSAILSHEPRAEKCAKFWICKVKLLARSGPFDVMELYEAAVCAGATPLQELREVVLDILKTAGQPPGGEKAEQPAPWEPTAPCLAERQHTESTPSMAGSSLPSLPVSSIKLQVTSVPRGRELPEGQELKFLTPVRRSLRIERAVSCYPVMLKDHDPVVSSLNEILDDDEETQYFFRKNKALPEVAEVEVLKL comes from the exons ATGGCGCAGGCGGCGGCTGAGCAGG ACGAGCGCAGGAGGCAGCTCCAGGAGTACCTGGCAGCCACAGGAAAGCTGAAACAGCCGAACACAAA GCCCTATTTAAATGACCGGATTAATCGCCTGGATCCACTCCTAAAACCAGTTTCTAAACCAGAACAT GCTAACAGGAAGAAGAGGGATGCTCTCCCAGATGTGGCGAAGGACGCTCAGAGGGACAGCAAGCTTGCCTCCAAACCCACGCGGCTGGGTGGCCGCGCTGCCCCGCAGAAATCTTCAAGTGCATCCCGGGGAGTAGCCATGGTACATCCAGAGCAGCCGGGGAAGAGCACAAAGCTGTCCCTGGGGCTTGTCCTGGGTGTGAACCCTTCTACACAGCCCAGAGGGAGGCTCCCAGCTTCTGCCTCTGGTTCCCTAAACCCAGGAGGGACTGAGGAGACCGCACGTGGCCGCCCCGTTCCCAGGGCACCTTCGTCACTGAGCGAGGGCCTGCAGGAACAGCTAGACTGCAACAAAGAGAACTTCTCAGCACAAGCACCTACAAACcttgtgcagagcagagcttttCAGTCTGATGGAAGCAGTCTCGGGAACAGGAGAGCCTTGGCTCATAGGCAAACCTCAGGCACTGTGTCAAGCACCATCCAGTGCCCAAAGGACAGAATTAATAGCTGCCAGGCTAAGGAAACGCTGATTCAGGACAAATTCAGGAAGTCCCTGCCAAGCTCAAAGAGTGCATCTCAAAAACCAAGTGGCAAAACCCGACCGTTGCAACCCCCTCAGTCGCTTGCTGTTTCTACTAATTTGCTACACAAAAAACCAGtagtaaaacatgaaaaaatgagtACAGCAGGGCAACCCGTAGGAAAGCCACTTGGCACGCTTCTGGGGGGAAGTCTTCAGCACTGCAGTAGAGCTCCCCAAGCAAAAAGATCTCCACCAAagcctccagcctccagcaggCCCCTGGGGACCGCAAACCTGGGGTCCACGAGGAGCTCCAGCGTGAAGCTGGGCGCCGCGGTGTCGGGGCAAAGGCCCGCAGTTAAAGGGGGGGCAGAGAGGAAGGACGTGAAGGCGCCGCGCGGCCACACGGCAGCGTCCCGAGCGAGAGCCGCTGTGGGCCGGCCTCACAGCCCCAAAACTCAAGCGGCCGAGAGCAGGAGAGAGAGGCTGAACccggagctgctgcaggcacgTGGGGTGCACGCGGGGCGCGTCCCCAAGACCCAGACGGCTGAGGATCGGAG GAGACAACTGGAGCAGTGGTTGGCATCCAAAGGCAAGTCCTACAAACGGCCACCTATGACGCTGCCCCAAAAAAAGccagagagaaagaagctgcCCTTCTGGAGCACTGtcaaggaggaagagaaagcagagaagccCGAGCAGCTCCACTTGGACAAAATCAACAACCTGCTAACTGAGTACCTGAAGCTCATCGAGGAG GGTGTCCAGTCAGAGGAGTTGTCTGCAATTCTGTCCCACGAGCCCCGAGCAGAGAAATGCGCCAAGTTCTGGATCTGCAAAGTGAAGCTGCTCGCCCGGAGCGGCCCCTTTGACGTGATGGAGCTGTACGAAGCCGCGGTCTGCGCCGGTGCTACC CCACTCCAGGAGCTCAGAGAAGTTGTCCTTGATATTCTGAAGACTGCAGGCCAACCACCAGGAG GGGAGAAGGCTGAGCAGCCCGCGCCCTGGGAGCCCACAGCGCCTTGCCTGGCAGAGAGGCAGCACACGGAATCGACTCCCAGCATGGCAGggagctccctgcccagcctgccCGTTTCCTCCATCAAACTGCAGGTTACATCCGTACCCAG gggaagggagctGCCAGAAGGCCAGGAGCTGAAATTCCTGACGCCAGTGCGGCGCTCGCTGCGGATAGAGAGGGCAGTGAGCTGCTACCCGGTGATGCTGAAGGACCATGACCCTGTCGTGTCATCCCTCAATGAAATCCTGGATGACGATGAGGAGACGCAGTACTTTTTCCGGAAAAACAAGGCTTTGCCAGAGGTGGCAGAGGTGGAGGTTTTGAAGTTGTAG
- the LOC118261248 gene encoding interleukin-1 beta-like, with translation MAFVPDLDVLEGGSLSEETLYGPDCLCPQKKLRLDSEAKPSQSHTAVDVQVTVTQGHAARRFRQAATLVVAATKMLRGPSHKDFADSDLGGFLDEIFEPVTFQRLESSYAGAPVYRYTRSQSFDIFDINHKCFVLESPTQLVALHLQGPSASRKVRLNIALYRPRTRQGSAGAMQMPVALGIKGYKLYMSCVMSGTEPVLQLEEADVMRDIDSAELTRFIFYRLDSPAEGTTRFESAAFPGWFVCTSLQPKQPVGVTNQPDQVNIATYKLSGR, from the exons ATGGCATTCGTCCCCGACCTGGACGTGCTGGAGGGTGGCAG CCTCAGCGAGGAGACCTTGTACGGCCCCGACTGCCTCTGCCCACAGAAG AAACTTCGCCTGGACTCAGAGGCAAAGCCCAGCCAGAGCCACACCGCGGTGGACGTCCAGGTGACGGTGACGCAGGGACACGCCGCCAGGAGGTTCCGCCAGGCCGCCACCCTGGTGGTGGCTGCGACCAAGATGCTGCGGGGGCCGTCGCACAAGGACTTTGCCGACAGCGACCTGGGCGGCTTCCTGGACGAGATTTTCG AACCCGTCACCTTCCAGCGGCTCGAAAGCAGCTACGCCGGGGCGCCCGTGTACCGCTACACCCGCTCCCAGTCCTTCGACATCTTCGACATCAACCACAAGTGCTTCGTGCTGGAGTCGCCCACCCAGCTGGTGGCCCTGCACCTGCAGGGGCCCTCTGCCAGCCGCAAAG TGAGGCTCAACATCGCGCTGTACCGGCCCCGCACCCGGcagggcagcgccggggccATGCAGATGCCGGTGGCGCTGGGCATCAAAGGCTACAAGCTCTACATGTCCTGCGTGATGAGCGGCACCGAGCccgtgctgcagctggag GAAGCCGACGTCATGAGGGACATCGACAGCGCCGAGCTGACCCGCTTCATCTTCTACCGCCTGGACAGCCCGGCCGAGGGCACCACGCGCTTCGAGTCGGCCGCCTTCCCCGGCTGGTTCGTCTGCACCTCGCTGCAGCCCAAGCAGCCCGTGGGCGTCACCAACCAGCCCGACCAGGTCAACATCGCCACCTACAAGCTGAGCGGGCGCTGA